The following proteins are co-located in the Myxocyprinus asiaticus isolate MX2 ecotype Aquarium Trade chromosome 44, UBuf_Myxa_2, whole genome shotgun sequence genome:
- the LOC127434686 gene encoding uncharacterized protein LOC127434686 has protein sequence MRGGTQRRARARVTDEIKATIIDHVINHRLSYREAGERVQPNLSRDTVASIVQIFREPNRIQRLLPSGGRGKLLNEEQELAIVNMVIADNEIKLKDIQSRVVEDNLVFGNIAAISITFISRTLAKHRVYKVPFERNGERIKELCRQYVQRVMDLEANQVPHEMIYADEAGFNLVKRRRRGRNIIGKRATVTMPGQSGANITMCAAISNNGALLHKCEIGPYNTDLLLLFLEDLHERLVPEVERGQVGDHLPIYVITWDNVVFHHSRAVTAWFDAHPRMMSLFLAPYSPFLNSI, from the exons ATGCGTGGTGGCACTCAAAGAAGGGCCAGAGCTAGGGTAACTGATGAAATAAAAGCTACTATCATAGACCATGTCATAAACCACAGGCTATCATACAGAGAGGCTGGTGAACGAGTACAGCCAAATCTCAGCCGGGACACAGTGGCATCCATTGTCCAGATTTTTCGAGAACCCAACAG GATTCAACGTCTACTTCCCTCAGGGGGCAGAGGAAAGCTCCTAAATGAAGAACAGGAACTTGCTATTGTCAACATGGTGATTGCTGacaatgaaataaaactgaaggACATTCAGTCCAGAGTAGTAGAGGACAACCTTGTCTTTGGGAACATTGCAGCAATCAGCATAACATTCATTTCTCGGACTCTAGCTAAACACAGAGTATACAAAGTTCCTTTTGAAAGGAACGGTGAGCGCATCAAAGAACTCTGTCGCCAATACGTCCAG AGAGTCATGGATTTGGAGGCCAATCAAGTCCCACATGAAATGATCTACGCTGACGAGGCTGGCTTCAATTTGGTGAAAAGGCGTCGGCGTGGAAGAAACATAATTGGCAAAAGGGCCACAGTTACCATGCCAGGCCAGAGTGGAGCCAACATCACCATGTGCGCCGCAATCTCCAACAACGGTGCACTCCTGCATAAATGTGAGATTGGCCCCTACAACACCGACCTCCTTCTCCTGTTTTTAGAAGACCTGCACGAAAGACTGGTGCCAGAGGTAGAAAGGGGACAGGTGGGAGACCACTTGCCAATATATGTGATCACATGGGACAATGTGGTATTCCACCATTCACGTGCAGTCACAGCCTGGTTTGACGCCCATCCGAGGATGATGTCCCTTTTCCTTGCCCCTTACTCCCCTTTCCTCAACTCCATTTAG